ACAAGCCGTACGCCCCCGAGGCCGATGCCGCCGCCGAGATGGCTGTCGCGCTCGCCAAGGGCGAGTCCCTGGACTCCATCGCCAAGGACAAGGTCGACAGCGGCAGCGCCAAGGCTGTTCCGTCGGTTCTGGTCCCGGTCACCTCGTTGACCAAGGACAACATCAACGACACCGTCATCAAGGACGGCGTCTACACGATCGACGAGATCTGCACGGCCAAGTACAAGTCGGCCTGCGACAAGATCGGTCTGAAGTAAACAGCCGCAAGTCCCTGTGAACGTACGGGAATTCGGGAATCGTTGTCCGAACTCCCGTACCGGGACCGCCGCTCTCCAGGCTCCTCCGGCGCCCCGCATACACGCAGCCCCGCAAGCTCGTTGCGGGGCGCCGGACGGAACATCCCCCCAATCTTTCTTTCTGCACAACCTCCCGCCGGGTCAGGCGGCGAAGGAGATGGTTCACGTGTCCGCTACGCCCGTGCTGGCGTTGCGCGGGGTCTCCAAGCGATTCGGTGCCGTTCAGGCGCTCACCGACGTAGAGCTTGAGGTCCACGCCGGTGAGGTGGTCGCCCTCGTCGGCGACAACGGCGCCGGAAAATCCACGCTGGTCAAGACGATCGCCGGCGTGCACCCCATTGATGAGGGCGTCATCGAGTGGGACGGCAAGGCCGTATCGATCAACCGGCCGCACGACGCCCAGGCCCTGGGCATCGCGACGGTCTACCAGGACCTCGCGCTGTGCGACAACATCGACGTCGTCGGAAACCTGTTCCTCGGCCGTGAGCTGAGGAAGTGGGGCGTCCTCGACGAGGTCGAGATGGAGCGCCGCTCCCAGGAACTGCTGCAGACGCTGTCGATCCGCATCCCCAGCGTCCGTATCCCGATCGCCTCGCTCTCCGGCGGTCAGCGCCAGACCGTGGCCATCGCCCGGTCCATGCTCGGCGAGCCCAAGCTGGTCATTCTCGACGAGCCCACCGCGGCCCTCGGTGTCGAGCAGACCGCCCAGGTCCTCGACCTGGTCGAGCGGCTGCGGGAGCGCGGTCACGCGGTCATCCTCATCAGCCACAACATGGCCGATGTGAAGGCCGTGGCCGACAAGGTCGCCGTGCTGCGACTGGGCCGGAACAACGGCGTCTTCGAGGTCAAGACGACCTCGCAGGAGGAGATCATCTCCGCCATCACCGGCGCCACCGACAACGCCGTGACCCGCCGTGCGGCGCGCACGACCGGGGAGGTTCAAAAGTGAGCATCGACAAGACCTCCACGTCCCCGCAGGACGCGCACGCCGTCGAGAACCCCGAGGCCGCCGCGGCCGCGGTGACCGCGGTCGACCCGCGGCTCCTGGTGCGCGAGCGGGGCCTGGCCGGCTACCTCGGCGAGTTCAAGCGGAAGATGAAGGCGGGCGAGCTGGGCTCCCTGCCGGTCATCGTCGGCCTGGTCGTCATCTGCGTCGTCTTCCAGTCCCTCAACTCGGCGTTCCTGTCCGCACAGAACATCAGTGACATCACCGTCACGATGGTCGGCACGGGCATGATCTCCGTCGGCATCGTCTTCGTGCTGCTGCTCGGCGAGATCGACCTGTCGGTCGGCTCGGTCAGCGGCGCGGCCAGCGCCATCGCGGCCGTCCTCGCCGTCAATCAGGGCTGGCCGGAGTGGATGGCGGTGCTGTTCGCCGTCGCCGCGGGTGCGGCCATCGGCGCGGCACACGGCTTCTTCTTCGCGGTGCTCGGCGCTCCCGCCTTCGCCGTGACCCTGGCGGGTCTGCTGTTCTGGCTGGGCTTCATGCTCCAGACGCTGGGCGAGAACGGCACGATCAACCTCGACAGCGACGGCTTCATCGGCAATCTGACCACGTACTTCTTCAGCGACGTGGCCGCCGCGTACGGCCTCGCGATCGTGATGGTCGCCGTCTTCTTCATCACGTCCTTCCTGGGCAACCGGCGCCGGGAGGCGGCGGGCGTCCCGTCCCGGCCGCTCAGCGACACGCTCCTGCGGACGGTGCTGCTGGCCATCGTCTCCTTCGCCGCGGCGGCCATGTACAACCAGTACAAGGGTCTGCCGCTGGCCACGGTGATCTTCCTGGGCTTCCTGTTCCTGACCGACTTCGTGCTGCGCCGCACCTCGTACGGCCGCAAGATCTTCGCCCTCGGCGGCAGCGTGGAGGCGTCCCGCCGTGCGGGCATCAACGTCACCGCCGTACGGATCTCCGTGTTCGCGATCTCCGGTGGGTTCGCGGCCATCGGCGGTCTGTTCCTGGCCTCGAAGATCGCGTCCGCCAACCAGAGCGCGGGAACTGGTGACCTGCTGATGAACGCGATCGCCGCGGCGGTCATCGGCGGCACGAGTCTCTTCGGTGGGCGTGGACGTACGTGGAACGCGCTCCTCGGTGTGCTGGTGATCGTCTCCATCCAGTACGGGCTGCAGTTGGAGTCCATCGCCGAGCCGGTGAAGTACATGATCACCGCGGGTGTTCTGCTGACGACGGTGGTCATTGACTCGATCACCCGTCGGACGCAGAAGACGGCAGGTCGTGCCTAGACAGGTTGTTCGCGGGCTGTGGGCCGGCTGTGGCTGGTCGCGCCCACGCGGCGGAGCCGCATATTGACACAGCCCCGCGCCCCTGACGGGGCGCGACTGTTGCCCGGCATCTTCAGGTGCCGGGCAACAGTCATGTCGTAGGAACGCCACAACTTGGGTACAGCCGATCGCGTGACCTATGACGCACCGCCCGGGCATCGCCCGCCCAGGCGGAACATTAGACTCGACAGGCCCGGCAACAGCTCGATCAGCTCTACTGCAAGGAGGCACGGGTGCCGCTGCTGACCCGCATCAGGGGACCGCGCGATCTGGACCGGCTCAGCCTGGAGGAGCTGGCCCTGCTGGCAGAGGAGATCCGGACCTTCCTGGTCGAAGCCGTCTCCAAGACCGGCGGCCACCTCGGCCCGAACCTCGGCGTGGTCGAGCTCACCATCGCGCTGCACCGGGTCTTCGACTCACCCAAGGACAAGGTGCTCTGGGACACCGGCCACCAGTCCTATGTGCACAAGCTGCTCACCGGCCGCCAGGACTTCAGCAGGCTGAAGATGAAGGGCGGTCTGTCCGGCTACCCCTCGCAGGCCGAGTCCGAGCACGACGTCATCGAGAACTCGCACGCCTCCACGGTCCTCGGCTGGGCCGACGGCCTCGCGAAAGCGAACGAGATCCGCAAACGCGACGACCACGTGGTCGCCGTGATTGGTGACGGCGCCCTGACCGGCGGCATGGCCTGGGAAGCCCTCAACAACATCGCCGAGGCCAAGGACCGCCCGCTCGTCATCGTCGTCAACGACAACGAGCGGTCGTACGCGCCCACCATCGGCGGTCTCGCCAACCACCTGGCCACGCTGCGGACGACCGACGGGTACGAGCGCTTCCTCACCCGGACGAAGGAGATCCTCGACCGCACGCCCGTCGTCGGCAGGCCGCTCTACGAGACCCTCCACGGCGCCAAGAAGGGCCTGAAGGACTTCATCGCGCCCCAGGGCATGTTCGAGGACCTCGGCCTGAAGTACGTCGGCCCGATCGACGGCCATGACATCGAGGCCCTGGAGTCGGCGCTGGCCCGCGCCAAGCGCTTCGGCGGCCCGGTCATCGTGCACTGCCTCACCGAGAAGGGCCGCGGCTACCAGCCCGCCCTCCAGGACGAGGCCGACCGCTTCCACGGCATCGGCCCCATCCACCCCGACACGGGCCTGCCGATCAAGGCGTCGGGCTCCGACTGGACCTCCGTCTTCGGTGAGGAGATGGTGCGGCTCGGCACGGAGCGCGAGGACATCGTGGCGATCACCGCGGCGATGCTCCAGCCGGTCGGCCTCAAGAAGTTCGCCGACACCTTCCCGGACCGGGTCTACGACGTCGGGATCGCCGAGCAGCACGGCGCCGTCTCCGCGGCGGGCCTGGCCACGGGCGGTCTGCATCCGGTGTTCGCGGTGTACGCCACATTCCTCAATCGTGCCTTCGACCAGGTCCTGATGGATGTCGCCCTCCACAAGTGCGGTGTGACTTTCGTACTGGACCGGGCCGGCGTCACCGGCACCGACGGCGCCTCCCACAACGGCATGTGGGACATGTCGATCCTCCAGGTCGTCCCCGGGCTGCGGCTGGCCGCCCCGCGCGACGCCGACCAGGTCCGCGCCCAGCTGCGCGAGGCCGTCGACGTGACCGACGCGCCGACCGTGGTCCGCTTCTCGAAGGGCGCCGTCGGCCCCGCCGTACCCGCCGTGGGCCGTGTCGGCGGCATGGACGTACTGCGCGAGCCGGGGACGCAGACGCCGGACGTGCTCCTCGTCTCGGTGGGCGCCCTAGCGCCGATGTGCCTGGAGATCGCCTCCCTGCTCGACAAGCAGGGCATCTCCACGACCGTAGTCGACCCGCGCTGGGTCAAGCCGGTCGACGAGGCCATGGCGCCCCTCGCCGAGCGGCACCGCGTGGTCGTCACCGTCGAGGACAACTCCCGCGTCGGCGGTGTCGGTTCGACGATCGCCCAGGCACTGCGCGACGCCGGCGTCGACGTCCCGCTGCGTGACTTCGGCATCCCGCCGCGCTTCCTCGACCACGCCTCCCGCAAGGAGGTCATGGCCGAGATCGGGCTGACCGCACCCGACATCGCCCGCCAGGTCACGGGACTGGTCTCCAAGCTGGACGGCCGGTTCGACCGTCCGGAGGCCACCGTGGAGCCCGCGCGCGACTAGCGCCTCACCTCGCGTCCGGATGGGCCGGTTTCACCACCGCGAAGGGTGGTGAAACCGGCCCATCCGTGTGAAACGAACCGCGCCGGGGCATACGCACCACGCCCCCTCTCGATCATGTCGAGGACGACACAGCGTGGGAGGTACGCCCGTGAGCAGCACCCTCTTCAGGACGAAGAAGGTCGAGCAGTCCATCCTCGATACCGAGGAACCCGAGCACGCGCTCAAGAAATCCTTGTCCGCGCTCGATCTGACGGTGTTCGGCGTCGGCGTCATCATCGGCACCGGAATCTTCGTCCTCACCGGTACGGTCGCCAAGAACAACGCCGGTCCCGCCGTCGCGCTGGCCTTCGTCACGGCCGGCGTCGTCTGCGCGCTCGCCGCGCTCTGCTACGCCGAGTTCGCCTCCACGGTCCCGGTGGCGGGCTCCGCGTACACGTTCTCGTACGCCTCCCTCGGCGAGCTGCCCGCCTGGATCATCGGCTGGGACCTGGTCCTGGAGTTCGCGCTCGGCACGGCGGTGGTGGCCGTCGGCTGGTCCGGCTACATCGCCTCGCTGATGGACAACGCGGGCTGGCAGCTGCCCGAGGCGCTCGGCACCAGAGACGGCGCCGACGGCTTCGGCTTCGACATCCTCGCCGCCGCGCTCGTCCTGCTGCTCACCGCCATCCTCGTGGTCGGCACCAAGCTCTCCGCCCGGGTCACCTCGCTCGTCGTCGCCATCAAGGTGACGGTGGTGCTGACCGTGATCATCGCGGGCGCCTTCTTCATCGACGGCGACAACTACGACCCGTTCATCCCGAAGGCGCAGGCCGTGGAGGCGGGGGATAACCTGCAAGCCCCGCTCATCCAGCTGATGTTCGGCTGGGCGCCCTCCAACTTCGGCACGATGGGCATCTTCACCGCCGCCTCCGTCGTCTTCTTCGCCTTCATCGGCTTCGACGTCGTCGCCACGGCCGCCGAGGAGACCAAGAACCCACAGCGCGACATGCCCCGCGGCATCCTCGGCTCGCTCCTCATCTGCACGGCCCTGTATGTCGCCGTGTCGATCGTCGTGACCGGCATGCAGCACTACACCGAGCTGTCCATCACCGCCCCGCTCGCCGACGCCTTCAAGGCCACCGGGCATCCCTGGTACGCGGGCTTCATCAGCTTCGGCGCCGCGGTCGGCCTGACGACGGTCTGCATGATCCTGCTGCTCGGCCAGACCCGGGTCTTCTTCGCGATGAGCCGTGACGGACTGCTGCCGCGCTTCTTCTCCCACGTCCATCCGCGGTTCAAGACCCCGCACCGGCCGACCATCCTGCTCGGCGTGCTCATCGCGATCCTCGCCGGCTTCACCCCCCTCAGCGAACTGGCGGAGCTGGTGAACATCGGCACGCTGTTCGCCTTCGTGGTCGTCGCGATCGGTGTGATCATCCTGCGGCGCAGCCGCCCCGACCTGCACCGGGCCTTCCGCACCCCATGGGTGCCGTTCATCCCGATCCTGTCCGTGTGCGCCTCGCTGTGGCTGATGCTCAACCTGCCCGCCGAGACCTGGGTCCGCTTCGCCGTCTGGATGGCCGCCGGCTTCGTCGTGTACTTCGTCTACGGCCGCTCTCACAGCCGTCTCGGACGGCACGAGGAGACGGCTGTCAGCGATGTGCTGAAGCCGCCGAAGCCCGGCGACGCCCAGTAGCCGACCGAGCCACCGATCCGGCCCCGCAGGCCCGCTCCGGCGGAGACCGCGGGGTCGTAGGCTCGCCGGACACGCACCCGACCGGAACGGC
This genomic window from Streptomyces sp. DG2A-72 contains:
- a CDS encoding sugar ABC transporter permease, translated to MSIDKTSTSPQDAHAVENPEAAAAAVTAVDPRLLVRERGLAGYLGEFKRKMKAGELGSLPVIVGLVVICVVFQSLNSAFLSAQNISDITVTMVGTGMISVGIVFVLLLGEIDLSVGSVSGAASAIAAVLAVNQGWPEWMAVLFAVAAGAAIGAAHGFFFAVLGAPAFAVTLAGLLFWLGFMLQTLGENGTINLDSDGFIGNLTTYFFSDVAAAYGLAIVMVAVFFITSFLGNRRREAAGVPSRPLSDTLLRTVLLAIVSFAAAAMYNQYKGLPLATVIFLGFLFLTDFVLRRTSYGRKIFALGGSVEASRRAGINVTAVRISVFAISGGFAAIGGLFLASKIASANQSAGTGDLLMNAIAAAVIGGTSLFGGRGRTWNALLGVLVIVSIQYGLQLESIAEPVKYMITAGVLLTTVVIDSITRRTQKTAGRA
- a CDS encoding amino acid permease; protein product: MSSTLFRTKKVEQSILDTEEPEHALKKSLSALDLTVFGVGVIIGTGIFVLTGTVAKNNAGPAVALAFVTAGVVCALAALCYAEFASTVPVAGSAYTFSYASLGELPAWIIGWDLVLEFALGTAVVAVGWSGYIASLMDNAGWQLPEALGTRDGADGFGFDILAAALVLLLTAILVVGTKLSARVTSLVVAIKVTVVLTVIIAGAFFIDGDNYDPFIPKAQAVEAGDNLQAPLIQLMFGWAPSNFGTMGIFTAASVVFFAFIGFDVVATAAEETKNPQRDMPRGILGSLLICTALYVAVSIVVTGMQHYTELSITAPLADAFKATGHPWYAGFISFGAAVGLTTVCMILLLGQTRVFFAMSRDGLLPRFFSHVHPRFKTPHRPTILLGVLIAILAGFTPLSELAELVNIGTLFAFVVVAIGVIILRRSRPDLHRAFRTPWVPFIPILSVCASLWLMLNLPAETWVRFAVWMAAGFVVYFVYGRSHSRLGRHEETAVSDVLKPPKPGDAQ
- a CDS encoding ATP-binding cassette domain-containing protein yields the protein MVHVSATPVLALRGVSKRFGAVQALTDVELEVHAGEVVALVGDNGAGKSTLVKTIAGVHPIDEGVIEWDGKAVSINRPHDAQALGIATVYQDLALCDNIDVVGNLFLGRELRKWGVLDEVEMERRSQELLQTLSIRIPSVRIPIASLSGGQRQTVAIARSMLGEPKLVILDEPTAALGVEQTAQVLDLVERLRERGHAVILISHNMADVKAVADKVAVLRLGRNNGVFEVKTTSQEEIISAITGATDNAVTRRAARTTGEVQK
- the dxs gene encoding 1-deoxy-D-xylulose-5-phosphate synthase, encoding MPLLTRIRGPRDLDRLSLEELALLAEEIRTFLVEAVSKTGGHLGPNLGVVELTIALHRVFDSPKDKVLWDTGHQSYVHKLLTGRQDFSRLKMKGGLSGYPSQAESEHDVIENSHASTVLGWADGLAKANEIRKRDDHVVAVIGDGALTGGMAWEALNNIAEAKDRPLVIVVNDNERSYAPTIGGLANHLATLRTTDGYERFLTRTKEILDRTPVVGRPLYETLHGAKKGLKDFIAPQGMFEDLGLKYVGPIDGHDIEALESALARAKRFGGPVIVHCLTEKGRGYQPALQDEADRFHGIGPIHPDTGLPIKASGSDWTSVFGEEMVRLGTEREDIVAITAAMLQPVGLKKFADTFPDRVYDVGIAEQHGAVSAAGLATGGLHPVFAVYATFLNRAFDQVLMDVALHKCGVTFVLDRAGVTGTDGASHNGMWDMSILQVVPGLRLAAPRDADQVRAQLREAVDVTDAPTVVRFSKGAVGPAVPAVGRVGGMDVLREPGTQTPDVLLVSVGALAPMCLEIASLLDKQGISTTVVDPRWVKPVDEAMAPLAERHRVVVTVEDNSRVGGVGSTIAQALRDAGVDVPLRDFGIPPRFLDHASRKEVMAEIGLTAPDIARQVTGLVSKLDGRFDRPEATVEPARD